From a single Rubrobacter calidifluminis genomic region:
- a CDS encoding ABC transporter permease, with translation MLLTSAATTSQLEVKSTLRKNFRPAYDILVRPRNSFTPLEKKEKLVKANYLSGIFGGISMKQYRQIKNIPGVEVAAPIENLGYVLLQVPIPIRINGVLNKNPVQIYRLKGVWKADRGLSTYPENLTTYVYYTRKDPLVSMGSSSPGAPLARQAPSQGDPYEVVPGKKNPLPVCTTLEKAESGGSPFGYMPDSPFAHVPPSINCFSALSPKDGTRYFGPTEPAGTVGIIDDLSAPILLAAIDPKEESKLVGLKKTVVNGSYLKEDAAFKKVIYDKQFGDKARQVPVLASTKTFVDDILSERVERLNIPGGTNVPEILSNQHRVRGFLSGLSGRVVESKEVKPGPVYHKLLEALRTKRGASLINSREIDAYWSSSPVRYEQEGGKRLRVLTTTNPPFSTWNVPLYGGVFPAPMDNADTQFRRLKLHAGNNNVIGGLYETATVKVVGEFDPEKLPGFSSLSKVPLETYYPPVAMPADAKSKKLLHNKPLLPSMNLGGYLSQPPLMLTTLKAAKAFTNPVSYTHTDYKKHISVIRVRVKGVKGPDPLSREKIRRVAQAIVKETHLRVDVTAGSSPTTVTIDLPKGKFGRPPLVLKEGWVKKGASVEILRGIDKKSATLFALILVVCAFFLSNGAFASVRARRKEFGILLSLGWSRGRVLAVVLEELALIGLVAGIVGAAIAAGMVEAFSLKLPLLRTLLVVPLSMLLAVLSGLIPALRAARGKPMDAILPPVKPPRSSSGRVRTIFGMAMRNLTRLPARTALGVGGLVIGVGALSVLFGIDLSFYTLASGTALGDFLTTQVRPVDYLSVALAIALGGLSVADVLFLNLKERAPESVTLRSCGWEERHLRLLALFEGLGMGLIGSLAGAILGFIALFVLTGLNAEIVGLTLLAAMGGVVVALVASVVPAVVLSRLAAPEVLAEE, from the coding sequence GTGCTGCTCACCTCAGCCGCCACCACCAGCCAGCTCGAGGTAAAGAGCACCTTGAGGAAGAACTTCCGTCCCGCCTACGACATCCTTGTACGTCCCAGAAACTCCTTTACCCCTTTGGAGAAGAAGGAGAAGCTGGTGAAGGCCAACTATCTCAGCGGCATCTTCGGTGGGATCAGCATGAAGCAGTACCGCCAGATAAAGAACATACCCGGTGTGGAGGTTGCAGCTCCTATAGAGAATTTGGGATACGTCTTGCTGCAGGTTCCTATCCCTATACGCATAAACGGCGTTCTGAACAAGAACCCTGTGCAGATCTACCGGCTCAAAGGCGTATGGAAGGCTGACAGGGGGCTTTCTACCTACCCTGAGAACCTCACTACCTACGTCTACTACACTCGCAAGGACCCTCTGGTCTCGATGGGGAGCTCATCTCCCGGCGCGCCGCTCGCCAGGCAGGCTCCGAGCCAGGGTGATCCCTACGAGGTAGTACCGGGCAAGAAGAACCCGCTGCCCGTTTGCACCACCCTGGAGAAGGCGGAGTCCGGAGGCTCGCCGTTCGGATACATGCCGGACTCTCCGTTCGCCCACGTTCCCCCGAGCATAAACTGCTTCTCTGCACTCTCCCCCAAAGACGGTACGCGCTACTTCGGTCCCACGGAGCCTGCCGGAACGGTGGGAATCATTGATGATTTATCTGCGCCGATCCTCCTCGCCGCCATAGACCCTAAGGAGGAGAGCAAGCTGGTGGGGCTTAAGAAGACCGTCGTAAACGGGAGCTACCTCAAGGAGGATGCAGCCTTCAAGAAGGTGATCTACGACAAGCAGTTCGGCGACAAAGCTCGCCAGGTGCCAGTGCTGGCAAGCACCAAGACCTTCGTGGACGACATCCTCTCCGAAAGGGTCGAGCGCCTGAATATACCCGGGGGCACCAACGTGCCGGAGATTTTATCCAACCAGCACCGGGTGAGGGGCTTTCTCAGCGGGCTCTCCGGCAGGGTAGTGGAGAGTAAGGAGGTAAAGCCCGGCCCCGTCTACCACAAGCTGCTCGAAGCGCTTCGCACCAAACGGGGAGCTTCGCTGATCAACTCCAGAGAGATAGACGCCTACTGGTCCTCCTCGCCCGTGCGCTACGAGCAGGAAGGCGGTAAGCGCCTGCGGGTGCTCACGACGACCAACCCTCCCTTCTCTACCTGGAACGTGCCGCTCTACGGGGGTGTCTTCCCCGCTCCGATGGACAACGCGGACACCCAGTTCAGAAGGCTCAAGCTGCACGCGGGCAACAACAACGTCATCGGCGGCCTCTACGAAACGGCCACGGTGAAGGTCGTCGGAGAGTTCGATCCCGAGAAGCTGCCGGGCTTCAGCTCCCTCTCCAAAGTACCTCTAGAGACCTACTACCCTCCGGTAGCCATGCCCGCCGATGCAAAAAGCAAGAAGCTCCTGCATAACAAGCCACTCTTGCCGTCTATGAACCTCGGCGGCTACCTCTCCCAGCCTCCCCTTATGCTCACCACCTTGAAGGCGGCAAAAGCCTTCACCAACCCCGTCTCCTACACCCACACAGACTACAAGAAGCACATAAGCGTAATAAGGGTGAGGGTGAAGGGAGTGAAGGGTCCAGACCCACTTAGCCGGGAGAAGATAAGGCGGGTCGCCCAGGCCATAGTGAAGGAGACCCACCTCAGGGTTGATGTCACCGCAGGCTCTTCTCCCACCACGGTAACTATAGATCTGCCCAAGGGTAAGTTCGGAAGACCTCCTCTCGTCCTGAAGGAGGGGTGGGTGAAGAAGGGGGCTTCGGTTGAGATCCTGAGAGGGATAGACAAAAAGAGCGCTACCCTCTTCGCCCTTATTCTGGTGGTTTGCGCCTTCTTCCTCTCAAACGGGGCCTTCGCCTCCGTAAGAGCGAGGCGCAAGGAGTTCGGGATACTGCTCTCTTTGGGATGGTCGAGGGGCAGGGTGCTTGCGGTTGTCCTGGAGGAGCTAGCGCTAATAGGGCTCGTAGCAGGCATCGTAGGAGCGGCAATAGCGGCGGGGATGGTGGAGGCATTCTCTTTGAAGCTGCCCCTGCTGAGGACGCTCTTGGTAGTGCCGCTCTCGATGCTGTTGGCGGTGCTCTCCGGGCTCATACCGGCCCTGCGCGCAGCGAGAGGCAAGCCCATGGACGCCATCCTACCTCCCGTGAAGCCTCCCCGCTCCTCTTCTGGCAGAGTACGCACCATCTTCGGGATGGCAATGAGGAACCTAACCCGCCTTCCCGCGAGAACCGCTTTGGGGGTAGGAGGGCTGGTGATAGGAGTAGGAGCCTTGAGCGTGCTCTTCGGGATAGACCTCTCCTTCTACACCCTTGCCTCGGGTACCGCTCTTGGGGACTTCCTTACCACCCAGGTGAGGCCGGTAGACTACCTGAGCGTGGCTTTAGCCATAGCCCTGGGAGGACTCTCAGTTGCCGACGTGCTCTTTCTGAACCTCAAAGAGCGGGCGCCGGAATCGGTAACGCTAAGGAGCTGCGGGTGGGAGGAGAGACACCTGAGGCTTCTAGCACTCTTTGAGGGTTTAGGGATGGGGCTAATAGGCTCTTTAGCAGGAGCTATTCTCGGGTTCATAGCCCTCTTTGTGCTTACCGGTCTTAACGCAGAGATAGTGGGGCTTACCCTCTTGGCGGCTATGGGAGGGGTAGTGGTAGCGCTTGTGGCTTCGGTGGTACCGGCTGTTGTGCTCTCGCGGCTTGCTGCCCCGGAGGTGCTGGCGGAGGAGTAG
- the fmt gene encoding methionyl-tRNA formyltransferase, giving the protein MKVAFAGTPEFAVHILEGLLGSGHEVGLVVSQPPRRRGRGRKFSQTPVGKLAASRNLDLVQPEDIGEVTDRIASSSDVLVVSAYGQILRREVLEAARHGAYNVHPSLLPAYRGAAPVERAIMNGEKVTGVSIMKMDERLDTGPVALRQEVEIGPETTGGELSGRLARIGADLLVRVLDDLEAGRLHLEEQDHSRATYAAKISPEERFIRWEDPARRVHDHVRALSPHIGARTTHPDVEGPVKVWRTRIARDVAGLGPGEILAQKERLLVGCGEGALEILELQLPGGRPLSAGEFLRGHRLSGAFGG; this is encoded by the coding sequence TTGAAGGTAGCCTTCGCCGGTACGCCGGAGTTCGCGGTGCATATCCTGGAGGGGCTGCTCGGCTCCGGACACGAGGTTGGGCTCGTTGTATCGCAGCCACCGAGGAGGCGGGGACGGGGTAGAAAGTTTTCCCAGACACCTGTCGGCAAGCTCGCCGCCTCACGTAACCTCGATCTCGTTCAGCCCGAGGACATCGGGGAGGTCACGGACCGGATAGCCTCCTCGAGCGACGTCCTGGTCGTCTCGGCCTACGGCCAGATCCTCCGCAGAGAGGTGCTCGAGGCGGCGCGTCACGGGGCGTACAACGTGCACCCCTCCCTCCTGCCCGCCTACCGCGGGGCGGCCCCCGTCGAGCGGGCCATAATGAACGGCGAGAAGGTCACCGGCGTCTCGATCATGAAGATGGACGAGAGGCTCGACACCGGCCCCGTCGCGCTCAGGCAGGAGGTGGAGATAGGCCCGGAGACCACCGGCGGCGAGCTCTCCGGGCGGCTCGCTCGGATCGGGGCGGACCTCCTCGTGCGGGTCCTGGACGACCTCGAGGCCGGACGCCTGCACCTCGAGGAACAGGATCACTCCCGCGCCACCTACGCCGCGAAGATCTCGCCGGAGGAGAGGTTCATCCGCTGGGAGGATCCTGCCCGGCGGGTGCACGATCACGTGCGGGCGCTCTCCCCGCACATCGGAGCCCGAACCACCCACCCCGACGTCGAGGGGCCCGTCAAGGTCTGGCGCACCCGAATCGCGCGTGACGTGGCAGGGCTTGGACCGGGTGAGATCCTGGCGCAGAAGGAGCGTCTTCTGGTCGGATGCGGCGAGGGTGCGCTCGAGATCCTGGAGCTTCAGCTTCCCGGGGGGCGCCCGCTATCTGCCGGGGAATTCCTGCGCGGACACCGGCTCTCCGGGGCCTTCGGAGGCTAG
- a CDS encoding phosphopantothenoylcysteine decarboxylase, which produces MIQLHVGPGPGALEAPELCRRLLAAGHQVGLSLEPGATRFVGPLAFSGLAHDPAALPGPVAAVVHAPASAGTIARIAGGLTSPGEDAPLVIAPDLDPQSALHPAVRDNLSLLRGWGCAVVEGTGGRMAPVQEIARAVFGVIGGPLRGLKVLVSAGGTREPIDGVRYIGNRSSGKMGLAVAEEAAARGAEVTVVAANVAGGGSGWVPVETFGEIREEILRRAKEADALVMAAAVSDFTPAAPFPGKMKRKEKLTLELVATGDILREVRAGNPDLFVVGFAAIHGDPVDEAREKLLSKGADLVVGNDVSRDDIGFGADENEVYVVSAGREWFFPRAPKRRIAGAILDVMAEEMSKKGRKSNG; this is translated from the coding sequence ATGATCCAACTCCATGTCGGGCCCGGGCCCGGTGCGCTGGAGGCCCCGGAGCTCTGCCGGCGGCTTCTCGCCGCCGGGCATCAGGTCGGTCTCTCCTTAGAACCGGGAGCGACCCGCTTCGTCGGGCCGCTCGCCTTCTCGGGGCTCGCTCACGATCCGGCCGCCCTGCCGGGACCGGTCGCGGCCGTCGTCCACGCTCCGGCGTCCGCCGGTACGATAGCCCGGATCGCCGGTGGGCTCACGAGCCCTGGTGAAGACGCCCCGCTCGTTATCGCACCGGACCTCGACCCGCAGAGCGCGCTGCACCCCGCGGTGCGCGACAACCTCTCCCTGCTGCGCGGGTGGGGGTGTGCCGTGGTCGAGGGGACCGGGGGGAGGATGGCGCCGGTGCAGGAGATCGCCCGGGCCGTCTTCGGGGTGATCGGCGGCCCCCTTCGGGGGCTGAAGGTTCTGGTCAGCGCCGGGGGGACCCGCGAGCCGATAGACGGGGTGCGCTACATAGGCAACCGTTCCTCCGGAAAGATGGGCCTCGCGGTGGCCGAGGAGGCGGCGGCGAGGGGGGCGGAGGTCACGGTGGTCGCCGCGAACGTCGCCGGAGGCGGGAGCGGGTGGGTGCCGGTGGAGACCTTCGGCGAGATCCGGGAAGAGATCCTCCGGCGGGCGAAGGAGGCGGACGCGCTCGTCATGGCCGCCGCCGTCTCGGACTTCACCCCCGCCGCCCCCTTCCCGGGCAAGATGAAGCGCAAAGAGAAGCTCACCCTCGAGCTCGTCGCCACCGGGGACATCCTGCGCGAGGTCCGCGCCGGGAACCCCGACCTCTTCGTGGTGGGGTTCGCCGCGATCCACGGGGATCCCGTCGACGAAGCCCGGGAGAAGCTCCTCTCGAAGGGAGCCGACCTCGTCGTCGGCAACGACGTCTCGCGCGACGACATAGGTTTCGGAGCCGACGAGAACGAGGTGTACGTCGTGAGCGCCGGGCGCGAGTGGTTCTTCCCACGGGCCCCCAAACGCAGGATCGCCGGGGCTATACTGGACGTCATGGCCGAGGAGATGAGCAAGAAAGGTCGTAAGTCGAATGGTTGA
- the metK gene encoding methionine adenosyltransferase, producing the protein MVEKAVSEPDARGRARARTSHLLTAESVTEGHPDKVADQISDAILDAALADDPASRVACETLVTTGLVIVAGEITTRTYVDIPTLVRAKISEIGYTRAKFGFDAETCGVMTSIDPQSADIAQGVDRALEAREREGLDEIGAGDQGMMFGYACRETKELMPLPIMLAHALTRKLAEVRKSGELEYLRPDGKSQVTVRYEGARPVAVEKVLVSAQHREGVEKRIRTDLLEAVIEPVMPEELFDRRKAEVIVNPTGRFVIGGPQGDTGLTGRKIIVDTYGGAVPHGGGAFSGKDPTKVDRSGSYAARWVAKNVVAAGLAERCLVQIAYAIGVARPVSLAIDTFGTETVDPALIFSLVEEHFDLRPGAIIRDLRLQRPIYGATAAYGHFGRREPGFTWEETTRAEALRRAAGL; encoded by the coding sequence ATGGTTGAGAAGGCCGTATCGGAGCCCGATGCCCGGGGGAGGGCGAGAGCGCGCACGTCGCACCTTTTGACGGCGGAGTCGGTCACGGAGGGGCACCCGGACAAGGTGGCCGACCAGATCTCCGACGCCATCCTCGACGCCGCGCTCGCCGACGACCCGGCGAGCCGCGTCGCCTGCGAGACGCTCGTCACCACCGGTCTCGTGATCGTGGCCGGCGAGATCACGACCAGGACCTACGTGGACATCCCGACGCTCGTCAGGGCGAAGATCTCGGAGATCGGCTACACGCGGGCGAAGTTTGGCTTCGACGCCGAGACCTGCGGGGTGATGACCTCCATCGATCCCCAGTCGGCGGACATAGCACAGGGGGTGGACCGCGCGCTCGAAGCCCGCGAGCGGGAGGGGCTCGACGAGATCGGGGCGGGAGATCAGGGGATGATGTTCGGCTACGCCTGCCGCGAGACCAAGGAGCTGATGCCGCTGCCGATAATGCTCGCCCACGCCCTGACGAGGAAGCTGGCGGAGGTGCGCAAGAGCGGCGAGCTAGAGTACCTGCGCCCCGATGGGAAGAGCCAGGTCACCGTACGCTACGAGGGAGCGCGCCCGGTAGCCGTCGAGAAAGTGCTCGTCTCCGCGCAGCACCGCGAAGGCGTCGAGAAGCGCATCCGCACTGATCTCCTCGAGGCCGTCATAGAGCCGGTGATGCCGGAGGAACTCTTCGACCGCAGGAAAGCGGAGGTGATCGTCAACCCCACCGGGCGGTTCGTGATCGGGGGTCCGCAGGGGGATACGGGCCTGACCGGGCGGAAGATCATCGTGGACACCTACGGCGGCGCGGTGCCCCACGGCGGGGGGGCATTCTCCGGCAAGGACCCGACGAAGGTGGACCGCTCGGGGTCTTACGCCGCGCGCTGGGTGGCGAAGAACGTCGTCGCCGCCGGGCTGGCGGAGCGGTGTCTGGTCCAGATAGCCTACGCCATCGGCGTGGCGCGGCCCGTGAGCCTCGCCATAGACACCTTCGGGACCGAGACGGTGGACCCGGCGCTCATCTTCTCGCTCGTCGAGGAACACTTCGACCTGAGGCCGGGGGCGATCATCCGCGACCTCAGGCTGCAGCGTCCGATCTACGGGGCGACCGCCGCCTACGGGCATTTCGGGCGCCGGGAGCCGGGGTTCACCTGGGAGGAGACGACCCGCGCGGAGGCCCTGCGCCGGGCGGCCGGCCTGTAG
- the gmk gene encoding guanylate kinase produces MQGKLIVVSGPSGAGKDTLIKAALAEIPSLALVASATTRPPRPGEVDGRDHVFLSREEFERWIREGKLLEWAEYSGNLYGTPKESVERLLAEGRNVILRIELQGARAIKKKRPDAVMIFVRAPSLEETRRRLESRATETRESLESRMATAVKEVAAREEFDYEVVNGDREQASAAMIELLRKIVEGEDEDAG; encoded by the coding sequence TTGCAGGGAAAGCTGATAGTCGTCTCCGGGCCCTCCGGAGCCGGGAAGGACACCCTGATAAAGGCGGCGCTCGCGGAGATCCCCAGCCTGGCGCTCGTCGCCTCGGCGACCACCAGGCCCCCGCGTCCCGGGGAGGTCGACGGGCGCGACCACGTCTTCCTGAGCCGGGAGGAGTTCGAGCGCTGGATCCGGGAGGGGAAGCTGCTCGAGTGGGCCGAGTACTCCGGCAACCTCTACGGGACGCCGAAAGAGAGCGTCGAGCGGCTGCTTGCCGAGGGCAGAAACGTCATACTCAGGATAGAGCTGCAGGGGGCCAGGGCGATAAAGAAGAAGCGTCCGGATGCGGTCATGATCTTCGTACGGGCCCCGTCGCTCGAGGAGACCCGGCGCCGGCTCGAGAGCCGGGCCACCGAGACCCGGGAGTCGCTGGAGAGCAGGATGGCCACCGCGGTCAAGGAGGTCGCCGCCCGGGAGGAGTTCGATTACGAGGTGGTCAACGGCGACAGGGAGCAGGCGAGCGCGGCCATGATAGAGTTGCTCAGAAAGATCGTCGAAGGAGAGGACGAAGATGCTGGATGA
- the def gene encoding peptide deformylase yields the protein MLEIRKFGDPVLKSRATPVKKFDESLARLAGEMIETMHASEGVGLAANQVGYLKRILVATADDKDYVLVNPEIRERSSEVVTSTEGCLSIPHVQVDVERARRVVVSGQDLQGDPVEIEAEEPLAIILQHEIDHLDGILILDRTDRESRKRALREMRERTLAGRQQ from the coding sequence GTGCTCGAGATAAGGAAGTTCGGCGACCCCGTCCTGAAGTCCCGGGCCACGCCGGTGAAGAAGTTCGATGAGTCGCTGGCCCGGCTGGCCGGGGAGATGATCGAGACCATGCACGCGAGCGAGGGGGTCGGGCTTGCCGCCAACCAGGTCGGATACCTCAAGCGGATCCTCGTCGCCACGGCCGACGATAAGGACTACGTGCTGGTCAACCCCGAGATCCGGGAGCGTTCATCGGAGGTCGTCACGAGCACGGAGGGGTGTCTCTCCATACCCCACGTGCAGGTGGACGTGGAGCGTGCGCGCCGGGTGGTCGTGAGCGGCCAGGACCTCCAGGGCGACCCGGTCGAGATCGAAGCCGAAGAGCCGCTGGCGATCATACTGCAGCACGAGATCGACCACCTGGATGGCATCCTGATCCTGGACCGTACCGACCGGGAGTCGCGCAAGCGTGCTCTGCGCGAGATGCGGGAGCGAACGCTGGCCGGCAGGCAGCAGTAG
- a CDS encoding ABC transporter ATP-binding protein has translation MRLVALDNVSLFAGSGEALALMGPSGSGKSTLLHLIGAMDEASAGSIRVGEVEVTGLSRSKQPAYRRTVGFVFQRFHLLPALTVLDNVIAPVLPYRTPFDKKEEATKLLEAVGLYEKASTMPARLSGGQQQRVAIARALINDPGLLLADEPTGNLDTATGKEIMDLILRLRTERGMTVIVATHDPAVAARCDRIVSLRDGRVVSDDAAAGRRPGAGREDLEPGKDRKED, from the coding sequence GTGCGCCTGGTGGCCTTAGATAACGTAAGCCTCTTCGCGGGATCAGGTGAGGCCCTGGCCTTGATGGGACCATCGGGGTCCGGGAAGTCCACCCTTTTGCACCTGATCGGGGCTATGGATGAAGCAAGCGCGGGGAGCATAAGGGTAGGGGAGGTGGAGGTGACGGGGCTCTCCCGCTCCAAGCAGCCGGCCTACAGGAGGACCGTAGGCTTCGTCTTCCAGCGCTTCCACCTCCTTCCCGCGCTCACCGTACTCGATAACGTAATAGCCCCCGTGCTTCCATACCGCACCCCTTTTGACAAGAAAGAAGAAGCCACGAAGCTCCTCGAGGCCGTAGGGCTCTACGAGAAAGCCTCCACCATGCCCGCAAGGCTCTCCGGAGGCCAGCAGCAGCGGGTGGCCATAGCCCGCGCGCTGATAAACGACCCCGGGCTCCTTCTGGCGGACGAGCCTACCGGAAACCTCGACACCGCCACCGGTAAGGAGATAATGGACCTCATCTTGAGGCTGCGTACAGAGAGGGGCATGACGGTGATAGTCGCGACCCACGACCCCGCCGTGGCCGCCCGCTGCGACAGGATCGTCTCTCTGCGAGACGGCAGGGTGGTCTCCGACGATGCCGCGGCGGGGCGGCGTCCGGGGGCGGGACGCGAGGACCTGGAACCGGGAAAAGATAGAAAGGAGGACTGA
- a CDS encoding MauE/DoxX family redox-associated membrane protein, with protein sequence MEMAELGAYAARFFLAAVFVAAGLSKLFRSAEFERAVENYRLLPAGWSRTVAFWLPEAELLAGIFLAFGVLLVPAASVVGLMLLVFSGAVAINLLRGREMGCGCFGAGSPEKMTWLTVVRNLLLFGLALVVVFVPPAALAVWAGPGAGSAIAVQDASVIAMLIFSTSAALLLALLEEGWRVAKSFRRLAQRSTSEFRQEGNS encoded by the coding sequence ATGGAGATGGCGGAGCTCGGGGCGTACGCCGCGAGGTTCTTCCTGGCTGCGGTGTTCGTTGCGGCTGGACTGTCAAAACTCTTCAGGAGTGCCGAGTTCGAGCGTGCGGTGGAGAACTACCGGCTTTTGCCTGCGGGCTGGTCGCGTACTGTGGCGTTCTGGCTTCCCGAGGCCGAGCTTCTGGCGGGAATATTTCTGGCTTTTGGGGTGCTGCTCGTTCCTGCGGCTTCGGTGGTCGGCTTGATGCTGCTCGTCTTCAGCGGAGCGGTGGCTATAAACCTGCTCCGGGGCAGGGAGATGGGCTGCGGGTGCTTCGGGGCGGGCTCACCGGAGAAGATGACCTGGCTAACGGTGGTAAGGAACCTGCTCCTCTTTGGCTTGGCGCTCGTGGTCGTGTTCGTTCCACCGGCGGCGCTCGCGGTGTGGGCAGGGCCGGGTGCGGGTTCGGCCATCGCAGTACAAGATGCATCCGTGATCGCGATGCTCATCTTCTCTACTTCCGCTGCGCTCTTGTTGGCACTTTTGGAAGAAGGCTGGCGGGTAGCGAAAAGCTTTCGCCGGTTGGCGCAGCGCAGTACTTCTGAATTCAGACAGGAGGGTAATTCGTGA
- the rpoZ gene encoding DNA-directed RNA polymerase subunit omega, with product MLDDLRIDELLEKVDSRYTLVMATAKRARQINEYTATLGLNESLGIPGPQVPTRSQHPLTIAIEELRAGKLKVGFRGEEEPRQEQREDHPAQQEEDQGAA from the coding sequence ATGCTGGATGATCTCAGGATAGACGAGCTTCTGGAGAAGGTAGACTCGCGGTACACGCTGGTCATGGCCACCGCCAAGCGAGCCCGTCAGATCAACGAGTACACCGCCACCCTCGGTCTCAACGAGTCGCTCGGCATCCCGGGGCCTCAGGTTCCCACCCGCTCCCAGCATCCTCTCACCATCGCCATCGAAGAGTTGCGCGCCGGGAAGCTGAAGGTGGGCTTCAGGGGCGAGGAAGAGCCCCGGCAGGAGCAGAGGGAGGATCATCCCGCGCAGCAGGAGGAGGACCAGGGCGCGGCCTGA
- a CDS encoding ABC transporter permease codes for MAPSKPEMAGQDDTATNLRAAPDTGALVGSRVVKPRGHLGLVWRRFGRNRLGVIGGVGLVLLCLLSLLAPWLTPYDYSGLDLTSASRGPSLAHPMGTDLLGRDELTRVLYGGRISLGMGLAVGALSTTVGATVGIISGYYGRKLDAGATALADLVLALPLVPLALVTGFRFGFSPLVVTLVLALLLWPRMARMVRAEVLSVRQQEYVEAARALGVSGGRIVARHVLPGVAGIVAVEGTLSVAAAILLESALSYLSVFMCDLNTNCFLAPGVESGVHSWGRLIGEARLSMPDQWWLTLFPGLMMTLSILYVNFLGDALRDALDPKTGG; via the coding sequence ATGGCTCCGAGCAAGCCTGAGATGGCAGGTCAGGACGATACGGCCACCAACCTCCGGGCCGCTCCGGACACCGGCGCGCTCGTGGGCTCTCGCGTAGTAAAGCCCCGCGGCCATCTGGGACTGGTGTGGCGTCGCTTCGGACGTAACAGGCTCGGGGTTATCGGGGGAGTAGGGCTCGTCCTGCTATGCCTGCTCTCCCTTTTAGCTCCCTGGCTGACACCTTACGACTACTCCGGGCTGGACCTCACCAGCGCAAGCCGGGGACCGAGCCTGGCGCACCCGATGGGCACCGACCTCCTGGGCCGCGACGAGCTGACACGCGTCTTGTACGGCGGTAGGATCTCTTTGGGGATGGGGCTCGCGGTGGGGGCGCTGTCCACGACCGTAGGAGCGACCGTAGGGATCATCTCCGGTTACTACGGCAGGAAGCTCGACGCCGGAGCCACAGCACTTGCGGACCTCGTCCTGGCTCTTCCTCTCGTTCCCCTGGCCCTCGTTACGGGGTTCAGGTTCGGATTCTCTCCGCTAGTCGTGACCCTTGTGTTGGCCCTGCTTCTGTGGCCGAGGATGGCCCGGATGGTGCGCGCGGAGGTCCTCTCGGTGCGCCAGCAGGAGTACGTAGAGGCCGCCAGAGCCCTTGGGGTCTCCGGGGGCAGAATCGTGGCCCGCCACGTCCTGCCTGGGGTGGCTGGCATAGTTGCTGTGGAGGGCACCCTTAGCGTGGCCGCGGCCATCCTGCTGGAGAGCGCGCTTTCGTACCTGAGCGTGTTCATGTGCGACCTGAACACTAACTGCTTTCTGGCACCGGGGGTAGAGTCCGGGGTGCACTCGTGGGGGAGGCTGATCGGGGAGGCAAGGCTCAGCATGCCGGATCAGTGGTGGCTCACTCTCTTCCCGGGTTTGATGATGACGCTGAGCATCCTGTACGTCAACTTCCTCGGCGACGCTCTGCGCGACGCCCTGGATCCCAAGACCGGAGGATAA
- a CDS encoding ABC transporter permease yields MVGYLARRALFGLLTLFFASVIIFFVVGTLGQAVVTPGGYAAWAAGLLRGDLGTSLWQHASVDSVIALHVWPTVLLMGSSLALTVIVAIPFGTCAAIKRGGLLDNAGRAFFFVGYSLPGFWLGAILQLVLGIYLADWAGTRVFYVSGISTPGNGGVVDLLQHLVLPVITLSAASVAQFVRFQRGAMVDALASDYVRAARAKGLGRRGVYLKHALRNALLPTVTLFALSMGTISGGAIVIEAVFSWPGLGFLFVDSLAKGDYEVIRALAIINAAFVIFFNLLADVAYTLLDPRISYGSEQA; encoded by the coding sequence TTGGTAGGCTACCTGGCGCGGAGGGCACTCTTCGGACTCCTGACGCTCTTCTTTGCCAGCGTAATCATCTTCTTCGTGGTGGGTACCCTCGGTCAGGCGGTGGTGACACCCGGAGGATATGCCGCCTGGGCGGCAGGTCTGCTGCGCGGAGACCTGGGGACCAGCCTCTGGCAGCATGCCTCCGTAGACTCCGTTATCGCCCTCCACGTGTGGCCCACGGTCCTGCTCATGGGCTCCTCCCTGGCCCTGACCGTGATCGTGGCCATCCCTTTCGGTACCTGCGCAGCCATAAAGAGAGGCGGTTTGCTGGATAACGCCGGAAGGGCCTTCTTCTTCGTGGGCTACAGTCTGCCCGGCTTCTGGCTCGGGGCCATCCTGCAGCTCGTTTTGGGGATCTACCTCGCAGATTGGGCCGGAACCAGGGTCTTCTACGTCTCGGGGATTAGTACCCCCGGAAACGGGGGAGTAGTAGATCTACTGCAGCACCTGGTGCTCCCCGTCATAACGCTCTCGGCGGCGAGCGTGGCGCAGTTCGTAAGGTTCCAGCGCGGGGCCATGGTGGACGCGCTCGCCTCCGACTACGTGCGTGCCGCCCGGGCCAAGGGGCTCGGACGCCGGGGCGTCTACCTCAAGCACGCCCTGCGCAACGCCCTCCTTCCGACCGTTACCCTCTTCGCGCTCAGCATGGGGACCATCTCCGGAGGAGCGATAGTCATAGAAGCGGTGTTCTCCTGGCCGGGGCTGGGGTTTCTGTTCGTGGACTCATTGGCCAAGGGCGACTACGAGGTGATCCGGGCGCTCGCCATCATCAACGCGGCGTTCGTGATCTTCTTCAACCTCCTGGCCGATGTCGCCTACACCCTCCTGGACCCGAGGATAAGCTATGGCTCCGAGCAAGCCTGA